In Paralcaligenes sp. KSB-10, the following are encoded in one genomic region:
- a CDS encoding type IV toxin-antitoxin system AbiEi family antitoxin domain-containing protein translates to MGRNTRHNLIKRLQSDLPRGAPFDLTTLAALGVSPKLAADYANNGWLVRLAQGVYAFPNDHFSVYGALQLLQQHVPGLHVGGKSALALHGVRHNLGSRDTLMLWGDVRHTLPAWFTARFPARYVYASLFDWSDNALPAKTLGTPPGQPDGLRISVAERAVLEMLYDAGTRQSLEEARNLFDGLRSPRKELLGQLLACCTSVKTVRLFLTWARETEEVNSDDLLARYPLRTGSNKRWMSQLSDGTLLSLNPQG, encoded by the coding sequence ATGGGTAGAAATACACGACATAATCTAATCAAACGGCTGCAATCCGACCTTCCACGCGGTGCGCCATTTGACTTGACCACCCTGGCCGCGCTAGGGGTGTCGCCCAAGCTCGCCGCAGACTATGCCAACAATGGATGGCTCGTGCGCTTGGCTCAAGGCGTCTACGCTTTCCCCAATGACCACTTCAGCGTCTACGGCGCATTACAGCTTCTCCAGCAACACGTGCCTGGCCTGCATGTCGGGGGCAAGAGCGCACTGGCCTTGCATGGCGTGAGGCATAACCTGGGCAGCCGCGATACGCTGATGCTGTGGGGCGACGTCCGCCACACCCTGCCCGCCTGGTTCACCGCGCGCTTTCCGGCACGCTACGTCTACGCCAGCCTTTTCGACTGGTCCGACAACGCGCTGCCTGCCAAGACCTTGGGCACGCCGCCCGGCCAACCCGATGGACTGCGCATATCGGTTGCGGAACGCGCCGTGCTGGAAATGCTGTACGACGCCGGTACCAGGCAAAGCCTGGAAGAAGCACGCAATCTTTTTGACGGCCTGCGTTCACCACGCAAGGAACTGCTCGGCCAGTTGCTAGCTTGCTGCACCAGCGTGAAAACCGTTCGCCTGTTCCTCACCTGGGCGCGGGAAACCGAGGAGGTGAACTCTGATGACCTCCTGGCTCGCTATCCCCTGCGCACGGGTAGCAACAAGCGTTGGATGAGCCAGCTCTCCGACGGCACATTATTAAGCCTGAACCCACAGGGATAA
- a CDS encoding RadC family protein — MEHVNHNAALGYDNMNAGQTLYVRSPSGRYQAATDSHVLAAARVAAESLIGDRADMGNPSAVKHYFQAKLSGMGHEVAAVLYLNSQFKVIRYMEMSHGTLTQASVYPREIVKTALRLDAAAIIMSHNHPSGVPEPSEADLALTRHLKHALALIDVRLLDHIIVTGSGITSLAERGQV; from the coding sequence ATGGAACACGTTAACCACAATGCAGCTTTGGGCTATGACAACATGAACGCAGGGCAGACGCTTTATGTGCGCAGTCCGTCAGGCCGCTATCAGGCCGCGACCGATTCGCACGTATTGGCCGCCGCCAGGGTTGCGGCTGAAAGCTTGATTGGTGATCGGGCGGATATGGGAAACCCGAGTGCTGTAAAACATTATTTTCAGGCCAAACTGTCGGGCATGGGGCACGAGGTAGCCGCTGTGCTGTATTTGAACAGCCAGTTTAAGGTAATCCGGTACATGGAAATGAGCCATGGCACGTTGACGCAGGCCAGCGTATACCCGCGCGAAATCGTTAAAACAGCGCTTCGCCTTGATGCTGCTGCAATCATCATGTCGCATAACCACCCCAGTGGCGTACCCGAACCCAGCGAGGCTGATTTGGCTCTGACGCGCCACTTAAAGCATGCCTTGGCGCTGATTGATGTTCGTTTGCTGGATCACATCATCGTGACGGGCTCTGGAATAACTTCGTTGGCTGAGCGAGGTCAAGTGTAA
- a CDS encoding UvrD-helicase domain-containing protein — MEFRIADTFTTSLARLTGDEQKAAKTTAFDLQMDPTGKGMSFHKLDKAKDPNFWSVRVNRDIRLIVHKAAGSLLLCYVNHHDKAYQWAERRKLEVHPTTGAAQLVEIRERVEEILVPKYVDDSRPFKQQEPKLFLPYSDTQLLAYGVPQEWLADVKVADENSLLELADHLPGEAAEALLELATGGTPALPEIASKGDDPFLHPDAQRRFRIMSDTDELARALEYPWDKWTVFLHPAQRQLVERHYNGAARVSGSAGTGKTVVALHRAVHLAREDEDARVLLSTFSETLANALRGNLYRLIWNTPKLGERIDVVAMDAISIRLYSAEFGKPALTSRDEISTLLKAAATQVDGLKANSAFLLSEWNDVVDAWQIDSWEAYRDAKRLGRKTRLPETQRALYWQAFATVKEQLKLAGKISAPEMFAKLAESMLKRTHPVFDYIVVDEAQDIGVQQLRFLAAIAGNRANSLFFAGDLGQRIFQTPFSWKSLGVDVRGRSRTLKINYRTSHQIRSQADQLLGPEVSDVDGNAESRKGTVSVFNGPEPVICSYADAEAEIQAVGVWLKQCNISGVSPQEIGVFVRSENELSRAQAAVKAAGLRGRVLGKDMATEEGFVSITTMHLAKGMEFRVVAVMACDDEIIPSQVRIDTAADEAELIEIYNTERQLLYVACTRARDQLHVSAMKPESEFLQDLLQK; from the coding sequence ATGGAATTCCGTATCGCCGACACGTTCACCACCAGCCTCGCGCGCCTGACCGGCGATGAGCAGAAGGCGGCTAAGACCACTGCCTTTGACCTGCAGATGGATCCTACCGGTAAGGGCATGAGCTTCCACAAGCTCGATAAGGCCAAAGACCCGAATTTCTGGTCGGTGCGGGTCAATCGTGACATCCGCCTGATCGTCCACAAGGCCGCCGGTAGCCTGCTGTTGTGCTACGTCAATCACCACGACAAGGCCTACCAATGGGCCGAGCGTCGCAAGCTTGAGGTGCACCCGACCACCGGCGCGGCACAACTCGTTGAAATACGTGAGCGTGTCGAGGAAATCCTTGTTCCGAAGTACGTCGATGACAGCAGGCCGTTCAAGCAGCAGGAGCCAAAACTGTTCCTGCCATATAGCGATACGCAGCTGCTAGCCTATGGCGTACCACAGGAATGGCTAGCTGATGTAAAGGTCGCCGACGAAAATTCACTGCTGGAATTGGCCGACCACCTGCCCGGCGAAGCTGCAGAAGCCTTGCTCGAACTGGCAACCGGTGGGACGCCCGCATTGCCCGAAATTGCAAGTAAGGGTGATGATCCATTCCTGCACCCGGATGCACAACGCCGTTTCCGCATCATGTCCGATACGGACGAGCTGGCTCGCGCCCTGGAATACCCATGGGATAAGTGGACAGTGTTCCTCCACCCCGCGCAGCGCCAACTGGTCGAACGCCATTACAACGGTGCGGCACGCGTCTCAGGCTCAGCAGGTACAGGCAAGACAGTAGTGGCTTTGCACCGAGCCGTGCATTTAGCACGCGAGGACGAAGACGCGCGTGTACTGCTTTCCACGTTTTCAGAAACGCTAGCCAACGCACTGCGGGGTAATTTGTACCGACTAATCTGGAACACCCCAAAGCTCGGCGAACGTATCGACGTAGTCGCGATGGATGCCATCAGCATTCGCCTGTATTCTGCGGAGTTCGGCAAGCCTGCACTCACCAGCCGCGATGAAATTTCTACACTGTTGAAGGCCGCTGCCACCCAGGTGGATGGCCTGAAAGCGAATAGCGCGTTCCTGCTATCTGAATGGAATGATGTGGTGGACGCTTGGCAAATTGACAGTTGGGAGGCCTATCGCGACGCGAAACGACTGGGCCGCAAGACGCGCCTGCCGGAAACGCAGCGCGCCTTGTACTGGCAGGCGTTCGCCACCGTAAAGGAGCAATTGAAGCTGGCTGGCAAGATCTCCGCGCCGGAAATGTTCGCCAAGCTGGCAGAATCTATGCTCAAACGCACGCACCCCGTATTCGATTACATCGTGGTGGACGAAGCGCAGGACATCGGAGTGCAGCAATTGCGCTTTCTTGCTGCGATTGCCGGCAACCGCGCTAATTCCCTGTTCTTCGCCGGTGATCTCGGCCAACGCATCTTCCAGACACCATTCTCGTGGAAATCCTTGGGCGTGGATGTGCGTGGTCGCTCACGAACGCTCAAGATCAATTACCGCACGTCGCACCAAATTCGTTCGCAGGCCGATCAGCTGCTCGGCCCTGAAGTATCCGATGTGGACGGAAATGCCGAAAGCCGCAAGGGCACGGTTTCAGTGTTCAATGGGCCGGAACCGGTCATCTGCAGTTACGCCGATGCCGAGGCGGAAATCCAAGCTGTCGGCGTGTGGTTGAAGCAATGCAACATCAGCGGCGTATCGCCGCAGGAAATCGGCGTCTTCGTCCGATCTGAAAACGAACTCTCACGCGCACAGGCGGCAGTAAAGGCTGCTGGCTTGCGGGGACGCGTGCTCGGCAAAGACATGGCGACGGAAGAGGGTTTCGTCAGCATTACCACCATGCACCTGGCAAAGGGCATGGAATTCCGTGTGGTTGCTGTGATGGCCTGCGATGATGAAATTATTCCTTCACAAGTGCGCATCGACACTGCCGCCGATGAAGCCGAATTGATTGAAATTTATAACACTGAGCGCCAGTTACTATACGTGGCATGCACCCGTGCGCGTGATCAACTGCATGTGTCCGCGATGAAACCGGAGTCAGAATTTCTGCAGGACTTGTTGCAAAAGTAG
- a CDS encoding site-specific DNA-methyltransferase: protein MATKKTQTPGKSIEQITHTEAKRKNIPTVEHQSVMQHHEQAPVQVTYPRANRQWLDELCALHDTGKMPLEFQQRLNRDLDPQLIWRGKDQQDWSDLVVNAPPLYIQEKVKPKVLIDELRRQTEEQREAVAPQPQTLDLFGDFNGLPEGTDRTEFYQHEGHWQNRMILGDSLQVMASLTEREGLRGKVQCIYFDPPYGIKFNSNFQWSTTSRDVKDGNAAHITREPEQVKAFRDTWRDGIHTYLTYLRDRLMVARDLLTESGSIFVQIGDENVHRVRAVLDEVFGDANFISLITFTKTTGHASTTLPNVTDYLIWFARDLKKLKYRQPYRVKNVGGEGAAEYTLLMTPEGELRNLTKDEKSGAESIPDGYRVFRIDNLRSQGSTPDGSKPFTFQGVEYPCGSNQHWKTSLVGLNRLSNAGRLFGRGIGKTLTYLRAIDDFGAFPHANVWSDASSGDNQTLQKLYVVQTLPKVIERCLLMATDPGDLILDPTCGSGTAAYVAEQLGRRWITIDTSRVALALARARIMGARYPFYLLADSLEGQLKEAEITRSAPVSRPTYGNITHGFVYERVPHVTLKSIANNTEVDVIWDTFQSKLESLREQLNTALKTNWQEWEIPREADAKWSTTAKKLHTDWWQQRIARQKEIDASIAAKAGFEYLYDKPYEDKKRVRVAGPFTVESLSPHRVLGVDEEDNLIDHVAETQAEYGQDFASLILDNLRTAGVQQAHKSDKIEFISLEPWPGELVCAEGRYLENGQVKRTGIMIGPEFGTVTRADLVDAAREAGDANFDVLIACAFNYDAPASEFSKLGRINVLKARMNADLHMAEDLKNTGKGNLFVIFGEPDVDVLDTQGRSIRRYDGKRDIIEVPADGQLVVRINGVDVFHPSTGEVRSDGAEGIACWFLDTDYNEESFFVRHAYFLGANDPYKALKTTLKSEIDADAWATLNSDTSRPFPKPSTGRFAVKVINHLGDEVMKVFKVQ, encoded by the coding sequence ATGGCGACCAAGAAAACGCAAACACCCGGCAAGAGTATCGAGCAAATCACACACACCGAAGCCAAGCGCAAGAACATTCCGACGGTGGAGCACCAGTCGGTGATGCAACACCACGAGCAGGCACCGGTTCAGGTGACGTACCCGCGCGCCAACCGTCAATGGCTGGACGAATTGTGCGCCTTGCACGACACGGGCAAGATGCCTCTGGAATTCCAGCAGCGCCTTAACCGCGACCTTGACCCGCAACTTATCTGGCGTGGCAAGGATCAGCAAGACTGGTCTGATCTGGTCGTCAATGCGCCGCCGCTGTACATTCAGGAGAAGGTAAAACCCAAGGTGCTGATCGACGAACTGCGCCGCCAAACCGAAGAACAGCGCGAAGCCGTCGCGCCGCAGCCCCAGACGCTGGATTTGTTCGGTGACTTCAACGGCCTACCCGAAGGTACGGACCGCACCGAGTTTTATCAGCACGAAGGTCACTGGCAGAACCGCATGATCCTGGGTGACAGCCTGCAGGTGATGGCATCGCTGACAGAGCGCGAGGGGCTGCGCGGCAAAGTGCAGTGTATTTATTTCGATCCGCCTTACGGCATCAAGTTCAACAGTAACTTCCAGTGGTCAACCACCAGCCGCGATGTGAAGGACGGCAACGCCGCACACATCACGCGCGAGCCCGAGCAGGTAAAGGCGTTCCGGGATACTTGGCGGGATGGCATCCATACCTATCTGACCTATCTGCGCGACCGTCTGATGGTCGCACGGGATTTGTTGACCGAGTCAGGTTCTATTTTCGTGCAGATTGGAGATGAGAATGTTCATCGCGTGCGAGCAGTTCTAGACGAGGTGTTTGGTGATGCAAACTTCATATCTCTAATTACATTCACCAAGACGACCGGACACGCATCAACAACACTTCCAAATGTAACTGACTATTTGATTTGGTTTGCACGCGATCTAAAAAAATTGAAGTACAGACAGCCTTATCGAGTAAAAAATGTTGGCGGCGAGGGCGCTGCCGAATACACATTGCTGATGACTCCAGAGGGCGAGCTGAGGAATCTAACGAAAGACGAGAAGTCAGGGGCAGAGAGCATTCCTGATGGATATCGTGTATTTCGTATCGACAACTTGAGATCACAAGGTTCCACTCCAGATGGCTCTAAGCCATTCACTTTTCAAGGTGTCGAATATCCCTGTGGAAGTAACCAGCATTGGAAGACTTCGTTAGTTGGACTTAACCGTCTTTCTAATGCAGGAAGATTGTTTGGTAGAGGTATCGGGAAGACACTCACGTACTTGCGCGCAATAGACGATTTCGGTGCCTTCCCGCACGCTAATGTTTGGTCGGATGCTAGTTCTGGCGACAATCAAACATTGCAAAAACTGTATGTAGTTCAGACGCTTCCCAAGGTTATCGAAAGATGCTTGTTGATGGCTACTGACCCCGGTGATTTAATCCTTGATCCCACTTGCGGCTCCGGTACCGCCGCTTACGTCGCAGAGCAATTGGGGCGCCGCTGGATTACCATCGACACCTCGCGCGTGGCGCTGGCGTTAGCCCGTGCACGCATCATGGGTGCGCGTTACCCATTCTACCTACTCGCCGATTCCCTCGAAGGTCAGTTGAAGGAAGCCGAAATCACCCGTAGTGCGCCGGTCAGCCGGCCCACCTACGGCAATATCACCCACGGCTTCGTCTATGAGCGGGTGCCGCACGTCACCCTCAAATCCATCGCCAACAATACCGAAGTCGACGTCATCTGGGATACCTTCCAGTCCAAGCTCGAATCACTTCGCGAACAACTCAACACGGCACTAAAAACAAACTGGCAGGAATGGGAAATTCCCCGTGAAGCTGATGCCAAGTGGAGCACGACCGCCAAAAAATTGCACACTGACTGGTGGCAGCAACGCATCGCCCGGCAGAAAGAAATCGATGCCTCCATCGCCGCCAAGGCCGGGTTTGAATACCTCTACGACAAACCGTATGAGGACAAGAAGCGCGTGCGCGTGGCTGGCCCCTTTACCGTAGAATCGCTGTCGCCGCACCGTGTGCTGGGCGTCGACGAAGAAGACAACCTGATTGATCATGTAGCCGAGACGCAGGCCGAATACGGCCAGGACTTCGCCAGCCTAATCCTGGACAACCTGCGCACCGCCGGTGTGCAGCAGGCGCACAAGTCCGACAAGATCGAATTCATCTCATTAGAACCGTGGCCGGGCGAACTAGTCTGCGCCGAAGGCCGCTATCTGGAAAACGGACAGGTGAAGCGTACCGGCATTATGATCGGCCCAGAATTCGGCACTGTTACCCGCGCCGACCTGGTCGATGCTGCCCGCGAGGCGGGCGATGCCAACTTCGATGTACTCATCGCTTGCGCCTTCAACTACGACGCACCCGCCAGCGAGTTTAGTAAGCTGGGCCGCATCAATGTGCTTAAGGCGCGAATGAACGCCGACCTGCACATGGCCGAAGACCTGAAGAACACCGGCAAGGGCAACCTGTTCGTGATCTTCGGCGAGCCGGATGTGGACGTGCTGGACACCCAGGGCCGCAGCATCCGCCGATACGACGGCAAACGCGACATCATCGAGGTGCCCGCAGACGGACAACTGGTGGTGCGCATCAACGGTGTGGATGTATTCCATCCCAGCACTGGCGAAGTCCGCAGCGACGGCGCAGAAGGCATTGCCTGTTGGTTCCTGGACACCGATTACAACGAAGAGTCCTTCTTCGTACGCCATGCGTACTTCCTCGGCGCGAATGACCCATACAAAGCTCTGAAGACCACCCTCAAGTCTGAAATCGACGCCGATGCTTGGGCGACGCTCAACAGCGATACCTCGCGCCCGTTCCCGAAACCGAGCACCGGACGATTTGCGGTCAAGGTTATCAATCATCTTGGGGACGAGGTGATGAAGGTGTTCAAGGTGCAGTGA
- a CDS encoding BPTD_3080 family restriction endonuclease, with product MSDQFFKQPILNSPYDYPFRHWELDDKGQPTQKIVESRRASSFISPIPKPRRGRSEQATLALDEVENLADDQQRYQHSELINAVRREVDAWRQLPPSQWRVTPETARLLEHWRNHKFMGVRPFFCQVEAAETAIWLTEVVPQLGKNGGRFLDHLKKVSDDANPGLLRLALKLATGAGKTTVMAMLIAWQTVNAVRHPQSKKFTRGFLLVAPGLTIKDRLRVLLPNDADSYYGNREIVPRDMLPDLDKTKIVITNYHAFKLRECMELSKGGRRLLQGRTGSELNTLETEGQMLQRVMPELMGMKNILAINDEAHHCYREKPHAVEDDKDLDKDQKAEAEENNEAARLWIAGLEAVNRKLGLQQVFDLSATPFFLAGSGYVEGTLFPWTMSDFSLMDAIECGIVKLPRVPVADNIPGADMPIYRELWKHIGKKMPKKGRGKNAPLDPLAIPVELQTALEALYGHYRKTYEAWEQAGINVPPCFIVVCNNTATSKLVFDYISGFERTNEDGSIARVPGRLELFRNFDEHGEPLARPNTLLIDSEQLESGEALDDNFRAMAADEIERFKREIIERTGDRRQAENLSDSELLREVMNTVGKQGRLGEQIRCVVSVSMLTEGWDANTVTHILGVRAFGTQLLCEQVIGRALRRQSYELNEQGQFDVEYADIFGIPFDFTAKPVVVTPPKPRETITVKALRPERDHLEIQFPRVQGYRVELPEEQLEAEFSADHHLTLTPDMVGATKTHNAGIIGEAVELDIKHLGDVRQSTLLMELTKHLLFQHWRDQGQDAPIALFGQLKRIVRQWLDECLECKGGTYPAQLMYCELADMACQRITKGITAKELEKGRKIKAILDPFNPTGSTEHVRFNTSRPSSDRWETIGVHNQPRNQVNWVILDSGWESEFCRVAESHPKVLTYTKNHNLGLEVPYRSGSANRVYIPDFIVQVDNGCGKEDPLNLIVEIKGYRREDAKEKKSTMDTYWIPGVNHLGTHGRWAFAEFGDVYEMQEDFAKRIEAQFNQLIETAAPGNKEH from the coding sequence GTGAGTGACCAATTTTTCAAGCAGCCTATCCTCAACTCGCCTTATGACTACCCGTTCCGGCACTGGGAGCTCGACGACAAGGGACAACCCACCCAGAAAATCGTCGAGTCACGTCGCGCATCTAGCTTTATTAGCCCGATCCCGAAGCCCCGTCGGGGTCGTAGCGAACAGGCTACTCTGGCGCTGGATGAAGTCGAGAACCTGGCTGACGACCAACAGCGTTACCAACATTCGGAACTAATCAATGCTGTGCGGCGCGAGGTCGATGCTTGGCGTCAATTGCCACCGTCACAATGGCGCGTTACGCCCGAGACAGCCCGTCTACTGGAGCACTGGCGCAATCACAAGTTCATGGGCGTACGCCCGTTCTTCTGCCAAGTCGAAGCGGCTGAAACTGCTATTTGGTTGACAGAAGTCGTCCCGCAGCTTGGAAAAAATGGTGGACGCTTTCTCGATCATTTGAAGAAGGTCAGCGATGATGCCAATCCTGGCCTGCTGCGCCTAGCGTTGAAGTTGGCCACTGGCGCAGGTAAGACCACAGTCATGGCCATGCTCATTGCTTGGCAAACGGTCAATGCTGTGCGGCACCCCCAGAGCAAGAAATTTACCCGTGGCTTTCTGCTGGTCGCCCCTGGCCTCACCATCAAGGATCGCCTGCGTGTGCTACTGCCTAATGATGCGGACAGCTACTACGGCAATCGCGAGATCGTGCCGCGCGATATGCTACCTGATCTGGACAAAACCAAGATTGTCATCACGAACTACCACGCTTTCAAACTTCGCGAGTGCATGGAGTTGTCAAAGGGAGGCCGGCGTTTGTTGCAAGGCCGGACAGGGAGCGAGCTGAATACGCTGGAAACTGAGGGCCAGATGCTCCAGCGGGTAATGCCGGAACTGATGGGGATGAAAAACATCCTCGCAATCAACGACGAGGCACACCATTGCTATCGAGAAAAGCCGCACGCTGTCGAGGACGACAAAGATCTCGATAAAGATCAGAAAGCCGAGGCCGAGGAAAACAATGAAGCTGCACGGTTGTGGATTGCTGGTTTAGAAGCTGTGAACCGGAAGCTGGGCCTGCAACAGGTGTTTGATCTTTCGGCCACGCCATTCTTCCTCGCTGGCTCTGGCTATGTGGAAGGCACTCTATTCCCCTGGACTATGAGCGATTTTTCACTGATGGACGCCATCGAATGCGGCATCGTCAAATTGCCGCGCGTGCCAGTGGCTGACAACATCCCAGGCGCGGATATGCCTATATACCGCGAACTCTGGAAGCACATCGGCAAAAAGATGCCGAAAAAGGGGCGCGGCAAGAACGCTCCGCTCGATCCATTGGCGATCCCGGTGGAGCTACAGACCGCGCTAGAAGCGCTGTACGGCCATTACCGCAAAACTTACGAAGCCTGGGAGCAAGCTGGCATTAACGTGCCGCCGTGCTTCATCGTAGTGTGCAACAACACCGCGACTTCCAAACTGGTGTTCGATTACATCTCCGGTTTCGAACGCACAAACGAAGATGGTTCCATCGCACGCGTACCAGGAAGACTAGAACTGTTCCGCAACTTTGACGAACATGGCGAGCCATTGGCGCGCCCCAATACCTTGCTGATAGACAGCGAGCAGCTCGAATCAGGGGAAGCACTGGATGACAACTTCCGAGCCATGGCCGCCGATGAGATCGAACGCTTCAAACGCGAGATCATCGAACGCACCGGAGACCGGAGGCAAGCCGAAAACCTAAGTGATAGTGAATTGCTGCGCGAGGTAATGAATACCGTCGGCAAGCAAGGTCGTTTGGGAGAGCAAATTCGCTGCGTCGTATCGGTGTCCATGCTCACAGAGGGATGGGATGCCAATACCGTTACCCACATTCTCGGTGTGCGAGCGTTTGGCACCCAGTTGTTGTGCGAGCAGGTCATTGGACGTGCCCTACGGCGCCAGTCCTATGAATTGAACGAGCAAGGCCAATTCGACGTGGAGTATGCCGACATATTCGGCATTCCTTTCGACTTCACCGCCAAGCCGGTTGTTGTCACACCGCCCAAACCTCGCGAAACCATCACAGTCAAGGCACTGCGCCCAGAACGCGATCATCTGGAAATCCAGTTTCCGCGCGTGCAGGGCTATCGCGTCGAATTGCCGGAGGAGCAACTCGAAGCCGAATTCAGCGCCGACCACCACCTCACCCTGACGCCGGATATGGTCGGCGCGACCAAGACCCACAACGCTGGAATTATCGGCGAAGCAGTGGAGCTGGACATCAAGCATCTGGGAGACGTACGCCAGTCCACCTTGCTGATGGAGCTAACCAAGCATTTGCTGTTTCAGCATTGGCGTGATCAAGGCCAGGATGCACCGATCGCTCTATTCGGCCAGCTCAAGCGCATCGTGCGCCAGTGGCTAGACGAGTGCCTGGAATGCAAGGGTGGAACCTACCCGGCACAACTGATGTATTGCGAACTGGCGGACATGGCCTGCCAGCGCATCACCAAGGGCATTACCGCGAAGGAGTTAGAGAAAGGTCGGAAAATCAAGGCCATCCTCGACCCGTTCAACCCGACCGGCAGCACCGAGCATGTGCGCTTCAACACCTCGCGCCCTAGCAGCGACCGCTGGGAAACCATCGGAGTGCATAACCAACCAAGGAACCAGGTCAACTGGGTTATTCTGGATAGTGGCTGGGAGAGCGAATTCTGCCGCGTTGCCGAATCGCACCCAAAAGTACTGACCTACACCAAGAACCACAACCTCGGCCTGGAAGTTCCTTATCGGTCCGGCTCGGCTAACCGCGTCTACATCCCGGACTTTATCGTGCAAGTGGACAACGGTTGCGGAAAGGAAGACCCGCTGAACCTGATCGTCGAGATCAAAGGCTACCGGCGCGAGGACGCTAAGGAAAAGAAGTCCACCATGGATACCTACTGGATTCCGGGCGTAAACCACCTCGGCACGCACGGACGCTGGGCCTTCGCCGAGTTCGGTGATGTATACGAAATGCAAGAAGACTTCGCCAAAAGAATAGAGGCACAGTTCAACCAATTGATCGAAACGGCTGCGCCGGGAAACAAGGAACACTGA